ATTAGCAACCCGTTATTGTGTACGTAGTATTCTTAATTTGCAGGAGGCCAAAGCAAGAGAGTTAATAGAACAGTCAAAAAAGCGTCAGCACTTTGAAAATACTGAGCGCACCTGCACTGAGACAATCAGTTCCTTAATTTCATCATTTCATGATTCTGTCGATCGCATTCTGGACAGTCAAGGAATTGTCAACAAGCTTAAAACTTCCCCAGCCAATAAAATTGAGTTGTGGGAAGAACTTAAAATTTTTGTCTTTGCTCGAGTATGTCTTATTGTATATGGCGCcgtaatattaaatattattttacgcGTGCAAATAAATGTGATTGGGGGATATTTGTACCGAAGTGCAACGAACAAACTTGAGTTTCCTTTGTCGGGGAGCCTGCAAGAAGAGTATTTGTCATTGTGCCGAAATTTCTTAAACAATGGAATGGAAGAACTTGGTAACTTGATAGTACAGAAAGTGAAGGATGTAGTCGGCCCAGTAACTTTGGATAAAAAAGTTGACGTTGAACAGATACGGCGATGGCTGTGGACTATCCAGTCGGCTATTGAGATTGAGCGCAGTGATCCAGTATTATGTCACCTTGGTTCATCTTTAAAGACAACTCAGGAGGCAGAGGTTTTCCAAGAAATGTTAAACGATACAATTGATATCATATCAAGTAGTGATGTGCATACACTGTCATCAAATCTAGTATGGGAAGGATTTCAATATAGTATTGAAAGAATCAGAGAAAGCTTTGAACCAGTGACTCAGACGCCTTTCGGTAACAAAGGTTTTCAACAATTATTTGTCACTAAGCCAAGGATTGGGTTTTTTAAACCAATGGCTAATGCGCTCGCAAGTATCAACAGTGTAACTCTAGCCCCAAGTTCCTCAGATGCATCTAACAGCTTCATGCATTTTCTCATGAGTGATGAGGGTCTGAAGATTTTTGGAGCAAATGTGTACGAAGCATTCTGTGAGCCATAAATCTATTTGCATCTAAAGATTAGAGTGAGGTTTACAAACttaagaaaaaaagtgttgtagaTGCTGGACTACATAGAATCAGAGAAAACATTGACTGAGACATTTTTCGGTGACAAGGAGTATCCAACACTCGTTACTTGCTAAAGCAAGTGTTGCTGCATTTCAAAACCTATGGCTAAAGTGCTGGCAAGTGTGAATGGAGTAACTGTTATGTCAAGTTCATCAAATGTGGATGAAGCATTCTGTGAGCCCCACACACATTTTTCATCTAGTCTTATGTGAGAATATAAACTAGTGTGAGGTTTATAGACTTCAGAAGAAAGTGTTATAGATGGGGAAGTACATAAAAGGTTagcgaagatttaaaaaaaaaatcaaatatgtacTTGCTTTAAACATATGAATAAGATAGCTATTAAGTGTCTTGTGACAAAACATGAAGTTCCTTGGGAATGTAACAGCTCTATGTATGTGTCGTGAGGGTTGTGCATGTGAGTTGCTGTATATGGGATATTTTAGGTCCTCTCTTATGAGGTAGCTGtgataaatgaagacaatttttttgttCTGTGTGTGGATTGATGTTATCCTGGTCAATAGCTACAATGAGCACAGTGAGCCTATTTTTATTAAGGGAAGAATTTGTTTGTGAGTGGAGAAATTTGGAAGACATGTAGGCTAGTGTACTTGTTTTTATCtaaatgttatttactttgtatggAAAGTAAAGATGGTCAAAAGAAAATATGCTATTTATTTCTGCACTTCTATGTACTGTGTGAGATAGTCATTTGTCAGGAGTGGGCAGATAAGTGATGGAAACTAATTTTGTCTTATTTATTGTATAAGTTAGATGTATTTGTGACAAAATGCTGTGTAAGTTTTGCACCTATAGCAAAGAAGAGTGATGGCTGCTCACATCCAATTTGAAGAATTACATTCTCATTTGGCTATGGTGATAATACTGCCATTCTACCGTTTTCCTGTCGAGTTAAGAGACTGTAGATAAATTACATGGTTGTTCATAGGCCGGTAGTTTGGCTGCCAACATAGGTGCCGAATAGTGAAAATAGCCAGAGTTGTGTTGTGGAagccattttcattttttgaaaacaCTCTTAAGTGCTACACCATAAAACTGTTATGAGTACTTGTTAAGATCAAAACCTCCAATTCCAGGCATTAAATACAGACAGATTAGAACACGTGAAAGAAGGAATTGTTTGGGAGGAATAAATATTTGTAGAAGTGCAGCTGGTGTGATCAGATAGTTGTGGTGGTTTATCGTAGAAGTTATTTTGGTTTGTTGTAAATAGAAGCAAAATTGTTTTCTTGGCTGTCTAAGTTGAAAAGGTATAGGAAGACAGAATTTAAATCCCCTCTGTAGGGTGAGTCCACCCGATCTGGATCTGCATTTGGGATTTTGTACACTTATTTTACATTTGCTAGATAAAGgtgtaggttaggttggaaggtgacaattTGGTTGCGAGTTGGCGAGGCCAGTGAATGTGCAAGCAGAAAATATGGTTGTGGTAACAAATTGACTGGTAACAAAACTCAATGTTTACATCTGTGCCATTGTGAAAAATGAAAGGCAGGGTCCAATACATATCTTTTACCCTTAATATTAAAAGTTTTATAAGTAACAGAGGAACAATTTTGTGTTCGTTGTTCTCACTGTTAAATTACTAGTAAATTGGTCATTCAGCGTCAAGCGGCCTCAATTTAAGTGAAGTCCCCATTCCACCCTCTccagttttgatgaaattttttTAGGATGTACGTATGCATCCTAAATCACACCATACCGAATTACATAAAGATTAGTATGGTGGGGCACTAGCTATGATTTTGTGAAGGCCAGTTTTTCTGTATCGAGACAGATATATATAAATTACCAAGTTTGTTTTACTGTTGCTCTTGATGAGAAGGGACTCGCATGCCAAAGCTTGCTGATTCTGCACAACTTTTTAGGTATAACCGCCTAGTTGCTGAATGTGTGCCTGTGTACAGCAGATTTGTTATGGTTTGCTCATAAATCGTGTGACAAATTGGGATCATATTTTGGCAGCTTGTATCATatggaaaaaaatgactttttgtcaGTAAATGCAATTTACTGATGGTTTTGACAATTGcaacttttctttcagttctttaatCAGCATCCTATGATCTAAGCATTCAGAGCATGTCTTACTTATGCTGGGTGTTTGAAAATGTTTTGGGTCAAAGCTCCCAGCGCAGTAGTGTTATGTGGAATTGCTTCTTGAGTTTCACTTTTCTTTGATTTTGCATAACCACTGGCACCCCTCTCTGAGAGCCTTTGGAAATTGAGGACACATCCCAGTAGCAGTTAGGCTTGCGTTGATGAATTCTGATGAATGTACTTTCTCTGCTTAATCTTCTGATAGGAATGAATCTGACTCATGGTTTCTTTATTTTCTGCAATGAATTGGGCATATTTTCTGACTAGTTAGGTTTAACATTGCTCTGTGTGATAGCTTTCACGTGATAAGCTGCTACCAAAGTAACGTCCCATAAGCCCATTTTCACAGAATGATTCTATACCCCTGACAGATTGCAACAGAATTTCTGTAAATTCGACTGTTGTCAGCTGAAATGCAAAACAAATTCTACACTGCATCTCAATATTTAGTTGAATATCCATCAAGCTACTGTTTGATTCTCACTTCCACTTGACTCTTGTTtttaaatgttaaatgtaaaattgCTGGATATTTTCACCTTTAGTTGCATGTACATAGATGGTGAAAAGTGTTGTGGTGAATTCGAAACTAGTACAGAAACAACCTAGATGAATAGATACATGTTTCTAAAAGTCAAAGGCTACGTAAATTAATTATTTCGAGAAAAATTAAGACAACTGATAATCGATTACACATCATTTTAAAATGTGCATATTTCAAAAGTTCGCTCATTCTTCGCTCGTAATAGCAGTCAAAGTGTGTTTTTTGACTTCTTTATTATTGTTGAACTGGTTTGTCCCAAAAATGAAATAAGTATCTGCCTAAATGACATATCAGTGATGACCTATAATTTTtcagtttgaacattttgttacctatcaacttgcacttgagaatggtCATAAAGTCAAAATCATGATTGTATAAAATAAGTGAATAGTAATTTTCAATTAAATggcagaaatttattttaaaaagctaTTCATGACTGCGGTCTCCCTCAAAGAAAATGTCAGTTGAGTATTAATGTCATTGAGCACTGGTCCATATAGTATGACGTGTTTACCAAGAGAAGGCAATATATCAactacactctttttaatacgtCTACTACAACATATATCTACAAATCTGGACAACTGTCAGGAAAAGAACTCTCGTATTATGAAAGTGGGTTAAAATGGTGAAGTGAAAAGACAAGAAATTGTCAGTAGGAAACTGGAAGTCCAAATGCTAGATTTAGATATTACAAAGGCAAATACAGGCGTGTTGTCCCACTAAATTGCCTTGTCAGTGCAAAAATGACTTACATAAATAGcattattagaggtgttaaaaaaaactgaaatcattTAAACTGAATGAGATGGTAGACCCAGTGCAGTACCTGTGAGGTCATAAATAGAATCTGGAAAATAATTATTACAATCCATCACCATAATTTACACCAAACCCATTCATGAGTAaaaggggtgggggagctgtgtaatgATCTCCACATTGATGGAACATCAAACTGTAATCTTACGTCCTTATAAACCAAATTTTGCAAAACCAAACTTGCTCTTTACACATGATACTATAGAAACCTTGAATGAAGAAATGGGCGCACGTAGATTTGTGATGAAATGAGAAGATTTAGTGCATGTCTAATGTTGTGTATTATCTGTGAACCAACTTGACAATTTAGGAAAATTTACCTTTCAGTGCATTGTTGACAGACTGATCACTTTGAGTAGCTGAAGAAACATGATAGTAGAACAGTAAAGGTAAGGTGTGTCGCATTTTgtgaattctttttctttttggcaGTCATGTTTTACTTCTTCAGTAAAGATGTGGAGGCAGCTTACTGCAACATTTTATCTTCCTCTTTCAAGTTCCTAAAAGACATAATGTTAAAGTGATGTGCAATTTTTGTGCACTTTATATAAAAAGAATTGTTATAAATATACCACATCAAAACACCGAAGACCAGTtttatttgtgggacaacttggtcagtatttgatagatactaCTCGACCACAATATAATTGCTCTTGGCCAATATCGGAAACACATAGTGATGTCACAGAAAAAAAAGTACAGTGGCTACTAAGGGAAACACATCATGCTGTCAATGCTTCAAAGTCAGTTCTGCATATACTATCAACTTTGATTAAGTGCTGGCTCACAATAAGCTAAGTGCCCTGAGGTCGAGGTGCATTAATATTGTGCTCAACTAATACAGCCTTCATGGACAAGAGTTTCTGATCTGCAAACTGGTCACTGTCTGTCCTTAAGACATACTTTATTGTTAGAAGTACTATAGTAATGTGAACGAAAAAGATGGATGGTTATGCAATGTACGGTGGCAAGGAGCAATGTGCCAAGTAACACTGCAGCCAAAAGCATCTTTCATCATCTGGCTGTAGCATGCATTTCATGGGATGTTGAACATTTAGCATTGATTCTCTAGTTTAGGTATGATAAAGCTATTTAACCACTGTAGTATTCATTGTGGGTGGCATAAAGCAAATATGACACATATTATGTTAAGAAGTGAAGGGTATAGTTTTCTGAGCATACGCATTGGTGTAGGGACAGTCAGAAGTAGAAACAGTGTCCCAATGCGGAGCTTACCCCAGCATTGCCACTTACTATGGTAGGCAATGCCCGGAGCTTGTGATGTGGGACAGAGACAAAGAACACATTGTGGACGTGTCTTTTGACCTGTACGTGACTATAAGAAGGGGCATGTCTCTGTAACCTGTAGTTACCTTAAAGGTAACTAAGTAATGACACCATTTGCGTTGGTTGTATGTCTCTAGTGTTGAATCCTGATTGTGCTATATATCATCATGCACAGCAATCTCTCATTGGAACATCTAGCCACTGATGAACTGCTGCCCCAGTGCACTAAAGGAAATTGTAAAAAATAGTCTTCTCAAAGAACACACCATCAAAAGAAAATGGACCACAGTGTAATATCAACTATCAAGGGGAATTttacttctttttaaaaaaagagagtATAGGTTTGTCTCAAGTCTCTGAAACTCGTTGAAAATGTGAAAATTCTGACATATAGTTTTCTTAAACTATTTACCAGGTGTTAGAAAAAGAGGTCCATTGTGTAATATAATGCGGAACAACTGTTAACAGCATGTATCCTTAATAAGGATATACAGGAGATGAGCTAAAGAATGTGTAGAGAAGGAGTAAGGCTGGTACACATTTTGTGTGAAGGGTGCACAGTGAACTTAAGAAAACACCTGTCTTTGTGTCAACACTGAACACAGCAATATGTTGATTTAGGATTATTTTACTTTAGAGTGTTACACCAGACATGTAAGGAAATGAAAATGATTTATATCCTATAactcatcagtatttgatgtgtatGTGTAAATAATGTGTGATGTGTATGATAATGGGATAATCTAAAAGAAGAGGTATAGAGAATAAGTGGCAGGATAATGAAGATCAGAAAactgtgaaatgtgtgtgtgtgtgtgtgtgtgtgtgtgtgtgtgtgtgtgtgtgtgtgtgtgtgtaaatgttctGAATATGAGAATACATCAGTTACGCCATTTTTGAGAGACGAAGCCAAAAGGCTTATGGTGGTCAGTATATTATTaattggatgcagtaaaggaatgtgAAGTGTGCATTTTATATAAATGTCAACTAATAGGAATGACTCAATCTGTGAGTTGTGGTGCAAGAGTGTTTTATCCAACTTGGTTTCTTAGGAACTGCAAAAAGTGGCAGCTGACCGGGCTCTGGTGTAGCTGGGACAGACCTAGGTAACCAACAGTGGATCAATAACCAGCTTTCAGCACAGGAACTAGTCTCGGGAAGGATGGATATAAAAGACAATGACCCAGCAAGACAAACAGACTACATATTGGAACTTGGAACATTGGAATGCTGACAGAAAAGGTAGAGGAGATAGTGGATATGATGGAAAGGAGAAAGCTACATATCTGAGGCATGGGAGAGGCAAGATAAAAACTGGATGGCAGTACAGAACTGAGGGAAGGTTACAAATTGTATTGTGGTTTGGATGGAGGAGGGGGAGGACAAGAGTGAGTGGGAATTGTTGTGAGGGATAATCTAAAAGAAGAGAGAATAAGTGGCAGGATATTGAAGATCAGAAAAATGTCAAAGGGAAGAGGTATGGAGGTGATTCAGATGTATGCACCTCAAGTGGACTGCACATCTCAACAAGAGGACTTTGAGGAAGAAGCACAAAAGCAGTTGAATGAACAAAggataatagtcatgggagacatgAATGCACATGTACGAAGTGAAAGACAAGGGTATGAAAATGTGGTGAAAGCAGAAGGATGGGGTATTAGAAATGAAGAGAGATTGCTGGAATTCTGAAAGAAGAATGGTTTAGTGATAGGTAACTCTCGGTTTCAGAAGGGTGAAAGTCACAAAGTAATATGATGCAGCAGGAATCTAACTCATAAATTGTTGGTGGACTGCATGCGTATGATTGGGAAATGAAGAGGAGTGCAACAGATATATAGGTACCATCATCTGAGGCATTGGATGGAGACTGTCAGCTACTGATGATGAGCATAAGAACCATGAAGTATGGAAACTGAAGGAAAAGGAAGTCAAGGAAAAATACCTGGAGATTATAAGTGAATGGTTACCAAAGGATGAATCAAACAGGAGAAGAGGAGTGGGGACAATTTAAAAGTGGTATGGTAAAAGCTGCAGCAGTTTTATGCGGAAGGACAGGTGGCAGAAAATGGAGGACGCACCATGGTGGAATGAAAAGAGCCACAGAGGTAGTGGGAAAGAAGAATGAGGCCTTCAAACTATGGTCCTGAGAAAGAACCAAATTAGCAATAGAGGAGTATAAGGAAAAGGAGGCAAATAAGACAGTTGCTGAGGAGAGAATAAAATGGATGAAAGAAAGGACAACATGATGGAGGAAGATAGCAGAGGAAGTGAGAAAGTACCACATGGAATGGTCAAAAGTAAGAGGAAAGGTTTGAGAAAGGATGTAACAATGATGGATAGGAATGGGAAAGAGGTTAATAACAAAGAGATACTGAAGATAGTGTGGAAGAACAACAATCCTGAATTTGATGTAGGGCGgcagtgaggtgggtggactgctgtggcctgttgtggggttgtgcaccactgagggctgcagcgggatgaagcctctccgttgtttctaggttcccagtAGTTTAATACACAAGCTGTGCTTCTTGCATAGGCTGTTGATTATTCTATTTTGGCTTCATTCTCGGCCAGTTTTGACCtgttggccattatcaagtgagcTTGAAACACATTGAATCTTTATAGACTGAAATAAAGATCAACACAAAAACAGAGTAACATTTATATTAATTGTGGTATTTTGTATTGATCTTGAACCAACAGCTTATGCAATCTGTTACAAGAGACTTTGCATTTAATAATTCCCAAACTTAGCAAAAGTATCCTCCTGGCCATCATCTTTTTTCAGTACCAGCGTTGTTAACTTCAGCTCTCTAATGAGCATGGTGAGATATGCTTGTGCACCATATGTAAAAGATGATAATGTATAACTTACTGGAAATGACCAGCAGATTATACATGAGAGGTGTCGGTTGAATGATGCTACTTGAATGTCTGAATCTAATCAGATGCAGACCTGTCGTCAGCAGCACATTTTATTAGaatgatatttacaggaaaatCACAGTTTGCCTATGATGGGATATTTCCAGTACTAGCAACTGGGGGCAGATGAC
This sequence is a window from Schistocerca nitens isolate TAMUIC-IGC-003100 chromosome 3, iqSchNite1.1, whole genome shotgun sequence. Protein-coding genes within it:
- the LOC126249548 gene encoding peroxisomal biogenesis factor 3; translated protein: MSSVLSFLWRHKRKFLIGGAVIGSAVLATRYCVRSILNLQEAKARELIEQSKKRQHFENTERTCTETISSLISSFHDSVDRILDSQGIVNKLKTSPANKIELWEELKIFVFARVCLIVYGAVILNIILRVQINVIGGYLYRSATNKLEFPLSGSLQEEYLSLCRNFLNNGMEELGNLIVQKVKDVVGPVTLDKKVDVEQIRRWLWTIQSAIEIERSDPVLCHLGSSLKTTQEAEVFQEMLNDTIDIISSSDVHTLSSNLVWEGFQYSIERIRESFEPVTQTPFGNKGFQQLFVTKPRIGFFKPMANALASINSVTLAPSSSDASNSFMHFLMSDEGLKIFGANVYEAFCEP